A window of Halopseudomonas sabulinigri genomic DNA:
ATCGACGATGAAGTCCAAGCCGGCAAAACGCGCGTGACCAGTCAGGTAGGCCGCCGGAATACGCAGGCGTATACGCTCTTGCAGCAGCGCCACAGCGGCGTCGCGCTCCTCTTCGGTGACCCGGCATTGCAGATAGGGTTCGGGCGTTTCCCACGGCAAGTAGAGCGCATGCAACACCAGCAGGCGGGACTCGTCCCAGGCGTTGTCGGTGCCGTGCCCGAAAAACAGCTCGGTCTGATGAAAACGGCTGACGCCCCAGCGGATCAAATCCTGCACGGTTTTCAATGCGGCGTATTCACTCATGATCTAAATCCTTGTTCTGTCAGGCGCCCATTCTACGCTGCCGCGTGCCAGCGACTACTGGTACACTGCGGTTTTTTAGCAGCTGATCACTGAAAATGTCTCAGGATAACGTCGAACCCGATGACGAAAACCTGTTCCGGCAGGCCATCAAGGGTGTCAAACCACTCAAGCAACAGCAAGCCGATACCGGTAAGCCCAAGGCCGATCGCGCCCGCATCGCGGCCAGTCGCGCCCGCGCGCTGACCGGTAACACCAGCATCGTGATAGACGGCCTTTCCGACCAGTTTGTGATTGATGTAGCCCCTGAAGAAGAACTCATGTGGGGCGCCAACGGCGTCCAGGCCAGCCAGCTGCGCAAACTCAAAAGCGCGCAAATCCCCTTTGATGGCTCAATCGATCTGCACGGCATGACGGTAGAACGTGCCCGCGAGTTGCTCTGGGCCTTTCTGGCCGAAGCGGTAAAGCAGGAAATTCGCTGCGTGCGCGTCACCCACGGCAAAGCGCAACGCAAGGACGGCCGCACGCCCATCCTGAAAAGCCACGTCAATACCTGGCTGCGACAACACGCCAGCGTACTGGCCTTCACCTCCTGCATCCCGCGCCATGGCGGCACGGGGTCTGTTTATGTGCTGCTCAAGCGGACTATGCTGGAGGGGCGGGAGGACTGAGGAGAGTGTTATTTCCTCGATGTCCTTAGCAGTCTTTTGGCCTATGCTCCGATTGGGAAGCTTGATGATAGGCACTACTGCCAAGTGTTAAACCGCAAACGCAAGGGCAGTACGTTTCAAAACTCAGCCAGTTATAACTATTGTATGGATAATTTCTGCCGTGTTTGGGTAAATTGAGGCCCACCCCCGACGGCCATCGGGGGCCTTCATGCAGCAGCTCGGTGTAGCGCCGGCTCCTCTTTTGAGAGACCGATAACAAGTGGGTAGCGCTGCATGACTCTCAAGCGATAACTCGAACAGTCATCGGGGCCTCGAGCCCGTATAGCAAGGCAGAGTCAGCTTATTATGAACACTCCAGAAAACCAAACCCTGATCAACATCGGTGTCGACGTCGGTAAAGCTAACCTCGATATCGCCCTTCATCCGTCCGGCCAATCTTTTACCATTCCGAACAGCACCACTCATATCCGAGAGCTTGTGAAGATACTCAAGGGCTACGCCATTGAGCGGATCGTTGTAGAAGCAACAGGCCGCTACGAACATGCATTGGTTCGAGCCATCAGTCAGGCTGGGCTGCCCATCATTGTGGTCAATCCGATCAGTGTGCGGCGCTATGCCCAAGCTATCGGTGTGTTGGCAAAAACGGACCGCATCGACG
This region includes:
- a CDS encoding Smr/MutS family protein, which encodes MSQDNVEPDDENLFRQAIKGVKPLKQQQADTGKPKADRARIAASRARALTGNTSIVIDGLSDQFVIDVAPEEELMWGANGVQASQLRKLKSAQIPFDGSIDLHGMTVERARELLWAFLAEAVKQEIRCVRVTHGKAQRKDGRTPILKSHVNTWLRQHASVLAFTSCIPRHGGTGSVYVLLKRTMLEGRED